One window of Nicotiana tomentosiformis chromosome 11, ASM39032v3, whole genome shotgun sequence genomic DNA carries:
- the LOC138901743 gene encoding uncharacterized protein, whose translation MSKREKLSSMCSWIVKLQYICGNSLRGTLGIQYRNETVNDKLSRWWGTNSKNVVHKLVLQITPIVICWELWRQRCSCKYGGQKKIWHRRMEHQIWWTVQLATSLTFPNCSLGNTWGELCDIVERLRPTPKWKIVKWIKLPNGIVKINTDGSFVREKAGIGGIVRNEQGKMIMAFSMPISCSSNNQEEAVATKFGIQWCLQNGFQECILEIDSLIITDMRKMRSTRNLKLKAVIDDIS comes from the coding sequence ATGTCAAAAAGAGAGAAACTATCCAGCATGTGTTCATGGATAGTGAAGCTGCAGTACATTTGTGGAAATTCTTTGAGAGGTACTTTGGGTATCCAGTATAGAAATGAAACAGTGAATGACAAGCTAAGTAGATGGTGGGGAACTAACTCAAAAAATGTTGTACATAAATTGGTCCTGCAAATAACTCCTATTGTAATCTGCTGGGAGTTATGGAGGCAGAGGTGTTCGTGTAAATACGGTGGACAGAAAAAGATATGGCATAGAAGAATGGAGCATCAAATATGGTGGACAGTTCAGCTAGCTACAAGTTTGACTTTCCCAAATTGCTCACTGGGAAATACTTGGGGCGAGCTATGTGATATTGTGGAGAGGCTAAGACCAACTCCCAAATGGAAAATAGTAAAGTGGATAAAGCTCCCCAATGGAATTGTTAAAATCAATACTGATGGAAGCTTTGTAAGGGAGAAGGCTGGAATTGGAGGCATCGTTAGAAACGAGCAGGGAAAGATGATCATGGCCTTTTCCATGCCAATTTCGTGTTCTAGTAACAACCAAGAAGAGGCAGTAGCTACAAAATTTGGAATTCAATGGTGTTTGCAAAATGGATTTCAGGAATGCATTCTTGAGATTGACTCCTTGATCATCACAGATATGCGGAAGATGAGAAGCACCAGAAATCTAAAGCTTAAAGCAGTGATTGATGACATATCATAG